Proteins co-encoded in one Arachis hypogaea cultivar Tifrunner chromosome 13, arahy.Tifrunner.gnm2.J5K5, whole genome shotgun sequence genomic window:
- the LOC114925001 gene encoding uncharacterized protein has product MTTNISECVNSILKGVRNLPVCSLVKATYGRLAELFVRKGREAEAQMGTGQQFSQHLVKCIEANLKTARCFTVTVYDRDNSEFIVAETTPTGSFSLGTYRVSLASHTCDCGYFQALHFPCPHALACCAYSRLTWEPYVHQVYRLSSVFSVYQMGFTPPIPEGFWPPYDGPTVILDPNKRRAREGRPRSTRIRTNMDEADPNRSKRCGLCRQPDHTRRSCPQLGGAEHTRGHD; this is encoded by the coding sequence atgacgacgaatatatCTGAGTGTGTGAACTCGATCCTCAAGGGTGTCAGAAACCTTCCTGTGTGCTCGCTAGTCAAGGCAACATACGGAAGGTTGGCCGAATTATTTGTTCGCAAAGGGAGGGAGGCTGAGGCGCAGATGGGTACCGGACAACAATTTAGTCAGCACTTGGTGAAGTGTatagaggccaacttgaagacggctAGGTGCTTCACGGTAACTGTGTACGACAGGGATAACTCCGAGTTCATCGTCGCAGAGACAACTCCGACTGGTTCTTTCTCACTGGGTACCTACAGAGTCTCGCTTGCATCTCACACATGTGACTGCGGATACTTCCAGgcacttcatttcccgtgtcCCCACGCACTGGCATGCTGTGCCTACTCACGGCTTACATGGGAGCCTTATGTCCACCAGGTGTATCGTCTTAGTTCGGTTTTCAGTGTGTATCAGATGGgtttcacacctcccattccggagggtttctggccaccataTGACGGGCCGACTGTCATCCTTGACCCCAATAagaggcgtgcgagagagggtcgTCCCAGGTCCACTCGGATACGGACCaatatggacgaggcagatccgaaCCGGTCAAAGAGATGTGGGCTTTGTCGGCAGCCCGACCACACACGTCGGAGTTGCCCACAGCTCGGAGGAGCAGAGCACACACGGGGACATGATTAG